The proteins below are encoded in one region of Penicillium psychrofluorescens genome assembly, chromosome: 4:
- a CDS encoding uncharacterized protein (ID:PFLUO_005806-T1.cds;~source:funannotate) translates to MASVLSDLTSTLTSALSNLPPPDKIQDADRMQLLGVINQLQSALEPPQLPIQRFCFSHYGIVVIRIAQGMGVFDAFVKSQGKEMSLKELSSNVKGDDKLLRRIMRFLSAHHIFKQTTSDSYKPLPLAMVFGTGSVPGDMIKHFHTNMQVTAKLFDYFELNNYTNPEDAYDAPFQLAYNTKSHYFEWLSQNPTKQEAFNSVMTQSQQYRGADWFEIYPVQERLRVSPDQVLLVDIGGGVGHDIAAFKKHFPDLPGKLVLQDLPQVIETIKEPLPEGIIAISHNMFEPQPISGARAYYMRTVLHDFPDRQALDTLAQIRDAMSEDSVLFVHEHTVSEDLDVPPIAATLDIHMMEIFSSLERTEKEWIALLEKAGFKVVKVWNEESVGQSTALFEATLH, encoded by the exons atggcaaGTGTCCTCTCAGACCTGACTTCTACCCTGACGTCTGCTCTGTCAAACCTCCCACCTCCAGACAAGATCCAGGATGCCGATCGCATGCAGCTTCTGGGGGTCATCAATCAACTGCAATCAGCACTGGAGCCTCCCCAACTGCCTATCCAACGATTTTGCTTCTCG CACTATGGCATTGTCGTCATCCGGATAGCCCAGGGTATGGGAGTCTTTGATGCGTTCGTTAAATCTCAAGGCAAGGAGATGTCACTGAAAGAGTTGTCCTCCAACGTCAAAGGGGACGACAAGCTTCTGA GACGTATTATGCGCTTTTTGTCTGCTCACCATATTTTCAAACAAACAACCAGTGATTCATACAAGCCTCTGCCACTGGCAATGGTATTCGGCACCGGGTCAGTGCCCGGGGACATGATAAAGCACTT CCATACCAACATGCAAGTAACTGCAAAGCTATTTGATTATTTTGAATTGAATAACTACACGAACCCGGAAGACGCATATGATGCTCCCTTCCAGCTCGCCTACAACACTAAGAGCCATTACTTTGAATGGTTGAGCCAAAATCCCACAAAACAAGAGGCGTTCAACTCGGTGATGACGCAGAGCCAACAGTATCGTGGTGCAGACTGGTTCGAAATTTATCCGGTACAGGAAAGGCTGCGGGTTTCCCCAGACCAGGTTTTGCTGGTTGATATTGGTGGCGGCGTGGGCCACGATATCGCGGCATTTAAAAAGCATTTCCCAGACCTCCCGGGCAAGCTCGTCCTGCAGGATCTCCCTCAGGTCATTGAAACCATCAAGGAACCTCTGCCCGAAGGGATTATCGCTATCAGCCACAACATGTTTGAGCCACAACCTATTAGCGGTGCTAGAGCGTACTATATGAGAACGGTCTTGCACGATTTCCCGGATAGGCAAGCTCTTGATACTCTTGCACAAATCCGAGACGCCATGTCGGAGGACTCTGTTTTGTTCGTTCATGAGCATACAGTGTCCGAAGATCTCGATGTCCCTCCGATCGCCGCGACACTTGATATACATATGATGGAGATATTCTCCTCTTTAGAACGAACCGAGAAGGAATGGATAGCTCTTTTGGAGAAAGCTGGGTTCAAGGTGGTAAAGGTCTGGAACGAGGAATCAGTCGGACAGTCTACTGCTCTGTTTGAGGCTACTCTGCATTGA
- a CDS encoding uncharacterized protein (ID:PFLUO_005807-T1.cds;~source:funannotate), with protein MVRQTIAIRGQPRDGYPAIPISEVVVDIFNEEQLSQHFLCEINALGQVPVLESKWLEKPIADSVDITHFLAERYPSLIPVSHNEQITKLLNDLHALNYFSLSFSGREYVAEGLKQSVIKRLAGEVSPRYRDALTFKLGV; from the exons ATGGTTCGTCAAACAATAGCGATTCGAGGCCAACCAAGGGATGGATACCCCGCAATACCAATATCTGAAGTAGTCGTCGATATTTTCAACGAAGAGCAACTCTCGCAGCATTTCCTATGCGAAATTAATGCACTTGGCCAG GTTCCAGTGCTGGAGTCAAAATGGCTCGAGAAGCCCATCGCTGATTCTGTTGACATTACTCACTTCCTTGCAGAGCGCTATCCATCCTTGATCCCGGTGTCGCACAATGAGCAGATTACCAAACTGCTCAATGATCTCCATGCGCTCAACTAtttctccttgtccttctctGGCCGCGAATATGTTGCCGAGGGACTCAAACAGAGTGTCATCAAGAGGCTCGCTGGAGAAGTATCGCCTCGGTACCGAGATGCTTTGACCTTCAAATTAGGAGTGTGA